The following are encoded together in the Gordonia insulae genome:
- a CDS encoding iron chaperone has protein sequence MGTVDDYLAGLDPDDRTAVERVYAIARDLVPDARQGTGYGMPALVHRDKPLLSVMRAKGHIGVYPFSPAAVSAAAPMLDGFDLAKGTIRFQPDAPLPDDAIRAMVTARLDEIEPH, from the coding sequence ATGGGCACCGTCGACGATTATCTGGCCGGCCTCGACCCCGACGACCGCACGGCGGTCGAGCGGGTCTATGCGATCGCCCGGGACCTCGTCCCCGACGCGCGGCAGGGCACGGGCTACGGCATGCCCGCCCTGGTCCACCGTGACAAACCGCTGCTGTCGGTGATGCGGGCCAAGGGGCACATCGGCGTCTACCCGTTCAGCCCGGCGGCGGTGTCGGCGGCGGCGCCGATGCTCGACGGATTCGACCTCGCCAAGGGCACGATCCGCTTCCAGCCCGACGCACCGCTCCCCGACGACGCGATCCGCGCGATGGTCACCGCCCGCCTGGATGAGATCGAGCCGCACTGA
- a CDS encoding MarR family winged helix-turn-helix transcriptional regulator, producing the protein MARLRQAAMDDVGHALQHYQRTVQSFDDAVGRRLGVGPADLRCLDWLSEAPRTAGELAVATGLRPAATTALIDRLADKGFVRRVPSTTDRRRVLVELTEEGREQVWAAYGPMVTEGQGLFDDYTIAQLDTLRDLLDAMSDLTDRHRERVTTRSDRKGE; encoded by the coding sequence ATGGCCCGCCTCCGTCAAGCGGCGATGGACGATGTCGGCCATGCGTTGCAGCACTATCAGCGCACGGTGCAGTCCTTCGACGATGCCGTCGGCCGACGCCTCGGGGTCGGTCCGGCCGACCTCCGCTGCCTCGACTGGCTGAGCGAGGCACCGCGAACCGCCGGTGAACTCGCCGTCGCCACCGGACTGCGGCCCGCCGCGACCACCGCGCTGATCGATCGCCTCGCCGACAAGGGATTCGTGCGCCGTGTCCCGTCGACCACGGATCGGCGGCGGGTCCTCGTCGAGCTCACCGAGGAAGGGCGGGAGCAGGTCTGGGCGGCCTACGGGCCGATGGTCACCGAGGGGCAGGGGCTGTTCGACGACTACACGATCGCGCAGCTCGACACGTTGCGCGATCTGCTCGATGCGATGTCCGACCTCACCGATCGTCATCGCGAACGCGTGACAACCCGGAGTGATCGGAAGGGAGAATAG
- a CDS encoding SIMPL domain-containing protein — translation MNGRRHPARLLALAIAAIAALGLSACGSDGGGDNPRTVTVVGSGKVTGTPDTLRADIGVEASGADVSSALNESSAQVAKVTDAVVAAGVERKDVQTQQVNLSPQYSNPAPGSSSQISGYQATNTIRVTIRDIAKASDVLAAAATAGGDNTRISNVSFAIDDDSELMKQAREAAFDDARSRAEQYASLAGDSLGKVQTITEQTSGQDQPAPLQRDSMAAAAPVPVEPGEQTLTFSVTVTYALS, via the coding sequence GTGAACGGCCGACGGCACCCCGCCCGTCTGCTCGCGCTGGCAATCGCCGCGATCGCCGCGCTCGGGCTGTCTGCCTGCGGCAGTGACGGTGGCGGCGACAACCCCCGCACCGTCACCGTGGTGGGCAGCGGAAAGGTCACCGGCACACCGGACACGCTGCGTGCCGACATCGGCGTCGAGGCCTCCGGCGCCGACGTCTCGAGCGCGTTGAACGAGTCCAGCGCCCAGGTCGCGAAGGTGACCGACGCGGTGGTCGCGGCCGGGGTCGAACGCAAGGACGTACAGACACAGCAGGTGAATCTGAGTCCGCAGTACTCGAACCCGGCCCCCGGGAGCTCGAGCCAGATCTCCGGTTACCAGGCCACCAACACGATCCGGGTGACCATCCGCGACATCGCCAAGGCCTCCGACGTCCTCGCCGCCGCGGCCACCGCGGGCGGCGACAACACCCGGATCAGCAACGTCTCGTTCGCCATCGACGATGATTCGGAACTCATGAAGCAGGCCCGGGAGGCCGCCTTCGACGACGCCCGGTCACGGGCCGAGCAGTACGCGTCGCTGGCCGGCGATTCACTCGGCAAGGTGCAGACCATCACCGAGCAGACGAGCGGGCAGGATCAGCCGGCACCACTGCAACGGGATTCGATGGCCGCTGCCGCACCGGTGCCGGTCGAACCCGGCGAACAGACCCTGACGTTCTCGGTCACGGTCACGTATGCGCTGAGCTGA
- a CDS encoding ABC transporter ATP-binding protein has protein sequence MAPVTGQLSTRDDTRTGTVLAAHDLTRRYGERTVLDGLDLTIAEGEFVALLGRSGSGKSTLLRAVAGLDDGVAGSGELEVARETSVVFQDSRLLPWARVLPNVVLGLTGRDARDAGQTALDDVGLAGRERAWPNELSGGEQQRAALARSLVRRPDLLLADEPFGALDALTRLRMHALLRDLCAKYRPGVLLVTHDVDEAVTLADRVLVLDDGRFVADRDLTDLGTRRSLRDPAFIAHREALLEALGVETSTNG, from the coding sequence ATGGCGCCGGTCACTGGGCAGCTGAGCACCCGCGATGACACGCGCACCGGAACCGTCCTCGCCGCACACGATCTCACACGTCGCTATGGCGAACGCACCGTTCTCGACGGCCTGGACCTGACGATCGCCGAGGGTGAGTTCGTCGCGCTCCTCGGTCGCAGCGGCAGCGGCAAGAGCACCCTGCTGCGCGCGGTCGCCGGCCTCGACGACGGCGTCGCCGGTTCCGGCGAACTGGAGGTCGCGCGCGAGACATCGGTGGTCTTCCAGGATTCCCGGCTGCTCCCCTGGGCCCGCGTCCTACCCAACGTCGTCCTGGGACTCACCGGCCGCGATGCCCGGGACGCCGGACAGACCGCCCTCGACGACGTCGGCCTCGCCGGCCGGGAACGCGCGTGGCCCAACGAATTGTCCGGCGGCGAACAGCAGCGGGCCGCACTCGCGCGCTCACTCGTCCGGCGTCCCGACCTCCTGCTCGCCGATGAGCCGTTCGGCGCGCTGGACGCTCTCACCCGACTGCGCATGCACGCGCTGCTGCGCGACCTGTGCGCGAAGTACCGCCCCGGCGTCCTGCTCGTCACCCACGACGTCGACGAGGCCGTCACCCTCGCCGATCGCGTGCTGGTCCTCGACGACGGACGCTTCGTCGCCGACCGCGACCTCACCGATCTGGGTACGCGCCGCTCGCTGCGCGATCCCGCATTCATCGCCCACCGGGAGGCTCTCCTGGAGGCTCTCGGTGTCGAAACATCCACGAACGGATAG
- the rpsK gene encoding 30S ribosomal protein S11 → MPPKSRSAGPKKGARRRDKKNVPHGNAHIKSTFNNTIVSISDPNGNVISWASSGHVGFKGSRKSTPFAAQLAAENAARKAQEHGVKKVDVFVKGPGSGRETAIRSLQAAGLEVGTISDVTPQPHNGCRPPKRRRV, encoded by the coding sequence ATGCCTCCTAAGTCACGTAGCGCAGGCCCCAAGAAGGGCGCACGCCGTCGCGATAAGAAGAACGTCCCGCACGGCAACGCACACATCAAGTCGACGTTCAACAACACCATCGTGTCGATCAGCGACCCCAACGGCAACGTCATCAGCTGGGCGTCGTCGGGTCACGTCGGCTTCAAGGGCTCGCGCAAGAGCACCCCGTTCGCGGCTCAGCTCGCGGCCGAGAACGCTGCACGCAAGGCCCAGGAGCACGGCGTCAAGAAGGTCGACGTGTTCGTCAAGGGACCGGGTTCGGGTCGCGAGACCGCCATCCGGTCGCTGCAGGCAGCCGGCCTCGAGGTCGGCACCATTTCCGATGTCACCCCGCAGCCGCACAACGGTTGCCGTCCGCCCAAGCGGCGTCGGGTCTAG
- the rpsD gene encoding 30S ribosomal protein S4: MARYTGPATKKSRRLRVDLIGGDQAFERRPYPPGQHGRSRIKESEYLQQLQEKQKARFTYGVMEKQFRRYYEEANRRTGKTGDQLLQILETRLDNVVYRAGLARTRRQARQMVTHGHLTVNGVNVDVPSYRVSQYDIIDVRPKSLQTVPFQIAKEIQGDRPVPGWLQVVPSTLRILVHNVPERAQIDVPLQEQLIVEFYSK; the protein is encoded by the coding sequence ATGGCTCGTTATACCGGCCCCGCAACAAAGAAGTCCCGTCGTCTTCGCGTCGATCTCATCGGCGGCGACCAGGCGTTCGAGCGTCGCCCCTACCCGCCCGGCCAGCACGGCCGTTCGCGGATCAAGGAGAGCGAATACCTGCAGCAGCTGCAGGAGAAGCAGAAGGCCCGCTTCACCTACGGAGTGATGGAGAAGCAGTTCCGTCGCTACTACGAAGAGGCCAATCGGCGCACCGGCAAGACCGGTGATCAGCTGCTGCAGATCCTCGAGACCCGTCTCGACAACGTCGTGTACCGCGCCGGCCTGGCCCGGACCCGTCGTCAGGCCCGCCAGATGGTCACCCACGGACACCTCACCGTCAACGGTGTGAATGTCGATGTGCCCAGCTACCGCGTCAGCCAGTACGACATCATCGACGTCCGTCCGAAGTCGCTGCAGACCGTGCCGTTCCAGATCGCCAAGGAGATCCAGGGCGATCGTCCGGTTCCCGGTTGGCTGCAGGTGGTCCCGTCGACCCTGCGCATCCTCGTGCACAACGTGCCCGAGCGCGCGCAGATCGACGTCCCGCTGCAGGAACAGCTCATCGTCGAGTTCTACTCGAAGTAA
- the infA gene encoding translation initiation factor IF-1 translates to MAKKDGAIEVEGRVIEPLPNAMFRIELENGHKVLAHISGKMRQHYIRILPEDRVVVELSPYDLGRGRIVYRYK, encoded by the coding sequence ATGGCGAAAAAAGACGGGGCCATTGAGGTCGAGGGACGAGTCATCGAACCCCTGCCCAATGCGATGTTTCGCATTGAGTTGGAGAACGGTCACAAGGTTCTCGCCCACATCAGCGGCAAGATGCGGCAGCACTACATCCGCATCCTGCCCGAGGACCGGGTCGTCGTGGAACTCTCGCCCTACGACCTCGGTCGTGGGCGCATCGTTTATCGGTACAAGTAA
- a CDS encoding phage holin family protein has product MSAFLIRSAFTGFALWIATLIVPGLDFVGGSTNAQKFGIVVVVALIFGVVNAFIKPVVQILSIPLYILTLGLIHVVINAFMLEITAWITRNTTHWGLQVDSFFWSAIFGAIVISLVGWALGLLLKEPV; this is encoded by the coding sequence ATGTCCGCGTTCCTGATTCGCTCCGCATTCACCGGATTCGCCCTGTGGATCGCCACTCTGATCGTTCCCGGCCTCGACTTCGTCGGCGGTTCGACCAATGCGCAGAAGTTCGGCATCGTCGTCGTGGTCGCGCTGATCTTCGGCGTCGTCAACGCCTTCATCAAACCGGTCGTGCAGATCCTGTCCATTCCGCTCTACATCCTCACGCTCGGACTCATCCACGTGGTGATCAACGCGTTCATGCTGGAGATCACGGCCTGGATCACCCGCAACACCACCCACTGGGGACTGCAGGTCGACAGCTTCTTCTGGTCGGCCATCTTCGGTGCCATCGTGATCTCGCTGGTCGGCTGGGCACTCGGGCTCCTCCTCAAGGAGCCGGTGTGA
- a CDS encoding ABC transporter substrate-binding protein yields MNARPRPTALEPTARTPKRVARKPFLTLLTALVVTVGLAACSSQDGPELNTDVPLPTDIPAGTTITVADQQNQIQVLLRASGLEKTLPFTIEYANFTGGPAVLEAFRAGTADVAPVGDVPPIHAASTGQQVPIILGREIKPSSMSLATRPGAPAITSLQDLRGKKIAYAEGTAQQVVVLRALANAGLSTDDVELVRLQLAEFSEALGAKEVDVAPLNEPRLTRYLRDYGPDGASFVDPEVAGTISQGLSYVYARGESLAEPAKAAALRALVTTLVQAFQWTNTHPAEWIKAYYVDDQKVSEADGWKILQSNGTTAIPALDDALIARQQSTIDLLEKADALPEPVTATDLFDLRFAPVVDAAVKRYGATRTPEDVTR; encoded by the coding sequence GTGAACGCCCGGCCCAGACCGACAGCTCTCGAACCCACCGCCCGCACGCCGAAACGCGTTGCCCGGAAACCTTTCCTGACCCTGCTCACCGCGCTCGTGGTGACCGTCGGACTGGCCGCCTGCTCGTCGCAGGACGGTCCCGAACTCAACACCGACGTCCCGCTCCCGACCGACATCCCAGCCGGCACGACGATCACCGTCGCCGACCAGCAGAACCAGATCCAGGTCCTGCTCCGTGCGAGCGGCCTGGAGAAGACGCTGCCGTTCACGATCGAGTACGCCAACTTCACCGGCGGCCCCGCCGTGCTCGAGGCATTCCGGGCGGGCACCGCCGATGTGGCCCCCGTCGGAGACGTCCCGCCGATCCACGCCGCGTCGACCGGGCAGCAGGTACCGATCATCCTCGGCCGCGAGATCAAGCCGTCCAGCATGTCGCTGGCCACCCGGCCCGGCGCCCCGGCGATCACGTCGCTGCAGGATCTGCGCGGCAAGAAGATCGCCTACGCCGAGGGCACCGCGCAGCAGGTCGTCGTGCTCCGCGCACTGGCCAACGCGGGTCTGAGCACCGACGACGTCGAGCTGGTACGCCTGCAGCTGGCGGAGTTCTCCGAAGCGCTGGGCGCGAAGGAAGTCGACGTCGCGCCGCTGAACGAGCCACGACTGACCCGCTATCTCCGCGACTACGGTCCCGACGGAGCATCGTTCGTCGACCCCGAGGTCGCCGGGACCATCAGTCAGGGACTGAGTTACGTCTACGCCCGCGGTGAGTCGTTGGCCGAGCCGGCCAAGGCCGCCGCACTCCGCGCCCTGGTCACCACCCTGGTGCAGGCGTTCCAATGGACGAACACCCACCCCGCGGAATGGATCAAGGCGTACTACGTCGACGACCAGAAGGTCAGCGAGGCCGATGGGTGGAAGATCCTGCAGAGCAACGGGACAACCGCGATCCCGGCGCTCGACGACGCGCTCATCGCGCGCCAGCAGAGCACCATCGATCTGCTGGAGAAGGCCGACGCACTCCCCGAACCGGTGACCGCCACCGACCTCTTCGACCTGAGATTCGCGCCGGTCGTCGACGCCGCGGTGAAACGGTACGGCGCCACCCGCACACCCGAGGACGTGACCCGATGA
- a CDS encoding DNA-directed RNA polymerase subunit alpha — protein MLISQRPTLTEEIIADDRSKFVIEPLEPGFGYTLGNSLRRTLLSSIPGAAITSIRIDGVLHEFTTVPGVKEDVTDIILNLKGLVVSSEEDEPVTMYVRKQGPGTVTGADIVPPAGVTVHNPDLHIATLNDKGKLEIELVVERGRGYVPAVQNKASGAEIGRIPVDSIYSPVLKVTYKVEATRVEQRTDFDRLVLDVETKNSITARDALASAGKTLVELFGLARELNVEAEGIEIGPSPAEADHIASFSLPIEDLELTVRSYNCLKREGVHTVGELVARTESDLLDIRNFGQKSIDEVKVKLHALGLSLKDSPASFDPSQVAGYDPATGTWSDDASFDADSGEDFAETEQL, from the coding sequence ATGCTCATCTCACAGCGACCCACCCTCACCGAGGAGATCATCGCCGACGACCGGTCGAAGTTCGTCATCGAACCTCTCGAGCCCGGTTTCGGTTACACCCTCGGTAACTCGCTTCGGCGTACGTTGCTGTCGTCCATCCCGGGCGCGGCGATCACCAGCATCCGCATCGACGGCGTGCTCCACGAGTTCACCACGGTCCCCGGGGTCAAGGAGGATGTCACCGACATCATCCTGAACCTCAAGGGCCTCGTGGTCAGCTCCGAAGAGGACGAGCCGGTCACCATGTACGTCCGCAAGCAGGGTCCGGGCACCGTCACCGGCGCCGACATCGTGCCCCCGGCCGGTGTCACCGTGCACAATCCTGATCTGCACATCGCCACCCTGAACGACAAGGGCAAGCTCGAGATCGAGCTGGTCGTCGAGCGGGGCCGTGGCTATGTGCCGGCCGTGCAGAACAAGGCGTCGGGTGCCGAGATCGGCCGCATCCCGGTCGACTCGATCTACTCGCCGGTGCTCAAGGTGACCTACAAGGTCGAGGCCACCCGTGTCGAGCAGCGCACCGACTTCGATCGGCTCGTGCTCGACGTGGAGACCAAGAACTCGATCACCGCTCGGGACGCGCTCGCTTCGGCGGGCAAGACCCTGGTCGAGCTGTTCGGGCTCGCCCGGGAGCTCAACGTCGAGGCCGAGGGCATCGAGATCGGGCCGTCGCCGGCCGAGGCGGATCACATCGCGTCGTTCAGCCTGCCGATCGAGGATCTCGAGCTGACCGTCCGGTCCTACAACTGCCTCAAGCGCGAGGGTGTGCACACCGTCGGCGAGCTGGTTGCCCGGACCGAGTCGGATCTGCTGGACATCCGCAACTTCGGTCAGAAGTCGATCGACGAGGTCAAGGTCAAGCTGCACGCGCTGGGTCTGTCGCTCAAGGACAGCCCGGCCAGCTTCGATCCGTCGCAGGTGGCCGGTTACGACCCGGCGACCGGAACGTGGTCGGATGACGCGTCGTTCGACGCCGATTCCGGTGAGGATTTCGCGGAAACCGAGCAGCTGTAA
- a CDS encoding LLM class flavin-dependent oxidoreductase, protein MSSPSARQLHLNAFIYPAGHHEAAWRHPSSQPERIFDADYYHQIAQTAEAAKFDAIFFADGPALRSEARYSTAGRLEPITLLASVAAATERIGLIATASTTYYEPYNLARLFSTLDFLSRGRAGWNIVTTSTDAAAENFGLPTHPDPAVRYERAREFVDAALRLWDSWEDDAIVADRDSGLYADTDKIHRAEFVGKHLQVRGPFNAPRSPQGNPVLVQAGASNDGRAFAAQYAEAIFTAHQTLGHAQAFYGDIRARAEALGRNPDHVKILPGISPFIGDTERAARDLEREFNELTVPAYGLYQLRGITEVDLSTLDLDAPVPIDIFGDAGDVTDNKRSRKQVVAGIVERERPTVRQLLHRLAGARGHRVVTGTPEQIADTISEWFTHGAADGFNVMPPYYPGGLEVFTETVVPLLRRRGLFRSEYTGTTLREHFDLPRPASQFAGDRAASHAG, encoded by the coding sequence ATGAGTTCACCATCGGCACGTCAGCTCCACCTGAATGCGTTCATCTACCCCGCCGGGCACCACGAGGCCGCCTGGCGGCATCCGTCGAGCCAACCCGAGCGCATCTTCGACGCCGACTACTACCACCAGATCGCGCAGACCGCGGAGGCCGCGAAGTTCGATGCGATCTTCTTCGCGGACGGGCCGGCGCTCCGCAGCGAGGCGCGCTACAGCACGGCCGGCCGGCTCGAACCGATCACGTTGCTGGCCTCGGTCGCCGCCGCCACCGAACGCATCGGCCTGATCGCGACGGCCTCGACCACCTATTACGAGCCGTACAACCTCGCGCGGCTGTTCTCGACCCTCGACTTCCTGTCGAGAGGTCGCGCGGGCTGGAACATCGTGACCACGTCCACCGACGCGGCCGCGGAGAACTTCGGCCTCCCCACCCACCCTGATCCCGCTGTCCGCTACGAGCGGGCTCGCGAATTCGTCGATGCCGCACTACGCCTGTGGGACAGCTGGGAGGACGATGCGATCGTCGCCGACCGTGACTCCGGCCTCTACGCCGACACCGACAAGATCCACCGGGCGGAGTTCGTCGGCAAGCACCTGCAGGTGCGCGGCCCGTTCAACGCGCCTCGCTCCCCGCAGGGCAATCCGGTCCTCGTCCAGGCCGGTGCCTCCAACGACGGGCGAGCGTTTGCGGCGCAGTACGCCGAGGCCATCTTCACCGCGCACCAGACACTCGGTCACGCGCAGGCGTTCTACGGCGACATCCGTGCGCGCGCAGAGGCATTGGGGAGAAATCCGGACCATGTCAAGATCCTGCCCGGGATCAGTCCGTTCATCGGGGACACCGAACGGGCCGCGCGAGACCTCGAGCGGGAGTTCAACGAGCTGACGGTGCCCGCCTACGGGCTCTACCAACTGCGCGGCATCACCGAGGTCGATCTGTCGACGCTCGACCTCGACGCGCCGGTCCCCATCGACATCTTCGGCGATGCGGGCGACGTCACCGACAACAAGCGCAGCCGCAAACAGGTCGTGGCCGGCATCGTGGAGCGCGAGAGGCCCACGGTGCGGCAATTGCTGCACCGACTGGCCGGCGCCCGCGGGCACCGGGTCGTGACCGGCACGCCGGAACAGATCGCCGACACCATCTCCGAGTGGTTCACCCACGGCGCCGCCGACGGCTTCAACGTGATGCCTCCGTACTACCCGGGCGGGCTCGAGGTGTTCACCGAAACGGTGGTCCCCCTCCTCCGTCGACGCGGACTCTTCCGCAGCGAGTACACCGGCACCACCCTCCGCGAACACTTCGACCTTCCGCGTCCCGCAAGCCAGTTCGCCGGCGACCGCGCAGCATCGCACGCGGGTTGA
- a CDS encoding FAD-dependent monooxygenase, with product MLAVVVGGGIAGPATAMALQAVGVDAVILEARAAGRRGGSWFTISPNGLAALAAIDALDVVRGLGVPTRTNVMMGATGRELGVLPLGAPLDDGTPALSFRRPDLAAALLDEARRRGIEVHDAARAESATTTPDGATVAVADGRRFEADLVIGADGIHSVVRAAIDPDAPAGRYVGLTNFGGITRDTPIASTLPPDSWYFVFGRRAFFGALPTPAGDVVWFANVPREPISPAERAATPVDRWQEILTDLATGDHGPFAELIGGGELELVADNTYDMPSVPVWHRGRLGLVGDAIHAPAPSSGQGASMALEDAVEMASSIAAADSVTGGFAAFEATRRARVEKVVAVGARASSTKTPGGLRRVVNDAVMRLVFRYAVTERSQAWMFDHRVRLDPVGGAGT from the coding sequence ATGCTGGCAGTGGTGGTGGGTGGTGGAATCGCCGGTCCGGCGACCGCGATGGCGCTGCAGGCCGTCGGGGTGGACGCGGTGATCCTGGAGGCGCGGGCCGCGGGCCGCCGCGGCGGCTCATGGTTCACCATCTCGCCGAACGGGCTGGCCGCCCTCGCCGCCATCGACGCATTGGACGTCGTGCGCGGGCTCGGAGTACCGACGCGCACCAACGTGATGATGGGGGCGACCGGGCGGGAACTCGGCGTGCTGCCCCTCGGAGCGCCCCTCGACGACGGCACTCCCGCCCTCTCGTTCCGGCGTCCCGACTTAGCGGCCGCCCTGCTCGACGAGGCGCGGCGACGGGGGATCGAGGTGCACGACGCGGCGCGGGCGGAGTCGGCGACGACCACCCCGGACGGTGCGACGGTGGCGGTGGCCGACGGGCGACGGTTCGAGGCCGATCTGGTGATCGGTGCGGACGGTATCCACTCCGTCGTACGCGCGGCGATCGATCCGGACGCGCCGGCAGGTCGCTACGTCGGCCTGACCAACTTCGGCGGGATCACCCGCGACACCCCGATCGCGTCGACCCTGCCGCCGGACTCCTGGTACTTCGTCTTCGGTCGTCGAGCGTTCTTCGGGGCGTTGCCGACGCCGGCGGGCGACGTCGTGTGGTTCGCCAACGTGCCGCGGGAGCCGATCTCACCGGCCGAACGCGCTGCCACACCCGTGGACCGGTGGCAGGAGATCCTCACCGACCTCGCCACAGGAGACCACGGTCCGTTCGCCGAGCTGATCGGTGGCGGGGAGCTCGAGCTCGTCGCCGACAACACCTATGACATGCCATCGGTGCCGGTGTGGCATCGCGGTCGGCTCGGGCTCGTCGGAGACGCGATCCACGCACCCGCGCCGAGTTCGGGGCAGGGAGCATCGATGGCACTCGAGGACGCGGTCGAGATGGCGTCGTCGATCGCTGCCGCGGACTCCGTCACGGGCGGATTCGCCGCGTTCGAGGCGACGCGACGCGCGCGTGTGGAGAAGGTGGTGGCGGTCGGTGCGCGTGCGAGCAGCACCAAGACTCCGGGCGGTCTGCGTCGGGTGGTCAACGACGCCGTGATGCGCCTGGTCTTCCGCTACGCGGTCACCGAGCGGTCGCAGGCGTGGATGTTCGATCACCGGGTCCGGCTGGATCCCGTCGGCGGCGCCGGGACGTGA
- a CDS encoding ABC transporter permease, giving the protein MTAATVESTATRIATGPTTTRSPALESRHQTKRPRRLGPGRPIPGGWLLGPAILLGVWIVGSAVGFIDDRTLPAPLTILDTASQLWSDGRLPENILASLKLASVSLAIGVTLGVVLALISGLSRIGEAVIDGPIQIKRAIPTLAIIPLAILWFGIGDQMKIIIISTSVLIPVYINTHAQLRGVDVRYAELAQTVKLSQWQFIRRVALPGAVPGFFTGLRLAVTISWLALVVVEQVNATQGVGYLMNQARVYGQLDIVVVGLVVYAVFGLVGDTVVRAIERRALSWRRSLGS; this is encoded by the coding sequence ATGACCGCCGCCACCGTCGAGTCGACGGCAACCCGGATCGCGACCGGGCCCACCACTACTCGCAGCCCGGCCCTCGAGAGTCGGCACCAGACGAAGCGACCGCGGCGCCTCGGGCCCGGGCGCCCGATCCCCGGCGGCTGGCTTCTCGGGCCGGCGATCCTGCTCGGCGTCTGGATCGTCGGGTCCGCCGTCGGCTTCATCGACGACCGCACGTTGCCCGCGCCGCTGACCATCCTGGACACGGCATCGCAGCTGTGGTCCGACGGCCGCCTGCCGGAGAACATCCTCGCCTCACTGAAACTGGCGTCGGTGTCGCTGGCCATCGGCGTCACCCTCGGGGTCGTGCTGGCGTTGATCTCCGGCCTCAGCCGGATCGGCGAAGCGGTCATCGACGGCCCGATCCAGATCAAGCGCGCCATCCCGACATTGGCGATCATCCCGTTGGCGATCCTGTGGTTCGGCATCGGGGACCAGATGAAGATCATCATCATCTCGACGAGCGTGCTGATCCCGGTCTACATCAACACACACGCCCAGCTCCGCGGCGTCGACGTCCGCTACGCCGAACTCGCCCAGACGGTGAAACTCTCGCAGTGGCAGTTCATCCGACGGGTCGCGCTGCCGGGCGCGGTGCCGGGCTTCTTCACCGGATTGCGCCTCGCGGTCACGATCTCGTGGCTGGCCCTCGTCGTCGTGGAACAGGTGAACGCCACCCAGGGGGTCGGCTATCTCATGAACCAGGCCCGCGTCTACGGGCAACTCGACATCGTCGTCGTCGGTCTCGTCGTCTACGCCGTATTCGGGCTCGTCGGTGACACCGTGGTCCGGGCCATCGAGAGGAGGGCACTGTCATGGCGCCGGTCACTGGGCAGCTGA
- the rpmJ gene encoding 50S ribosomal protein L36, with protein MKVQPSVKPICEKCKVIRRNGRVMVICENLRHKQRQG; from the coding sequence GTGAAGGTTCAGCCGAGCGTCAAGCCGATCTGCGAGAAGTGCAAGGTGATCCGTCGTAACGGTCGGGTCATGGTGATCTGCGAAAACCTGCGCCACAAGCAGCGTCAGGGCTGA
- the rpsM gene encoding 30S ribosomal protein S13, whose product MARVAGVDLPREKRLEIALTYIYGVGRTTSKEILEGTGLSADLRAKDLTDADVAKLREYIEASVKVEGDLRREVQADIRRKIEIGCYQGLRHRRGLPVRGQRTKTNARTRKGPKKTIAGKKK is encoded by the coding sequence ATGGCACGTGTTGCTGGTGTGGATCTCCCCCGCGAAAAGCGGCTGGAGATCGCACTGACCTATATCTACGGAGTTGGACGTACCACCTCCAAGGAGATCCTCGAGGGTACCGGCCTGTCCGCCGACCTTCGGGCCAAGGATCTCACCGACGCAGACGTCGCAAAGCTGCGTGAGTACATCGAGGCCTCGGTGAAGGTCGAAGGTGACCTGCGTCGCGAGGTGCAGGCCGATATCCGTCGCAAGATCGAGATCGGCTGCTACCAGGGCTTGCGCCACCGTCGTGGCCTGCCCGTCCGCGGACAGCGCACCAAGACCAACGCCCGCACTCGTAAGGGCCCGAAGAAGACCATCGCCGGGAAGAAGAAGTAA